In a genomic window of Thalassotalea piscium:
- the fkpB gene encoding FKBP-type peptidyl-prolyl cis-trans isomerase: MNKVIEKNSHIIVHITMKLADGSAADSTKVNNKPAKIIMGDNSISPAFEQELLGLSAGQSKEFTLEAVDAFGEPNPDNFHYVDSSKFSAEAPAKVGNIITFTQPGGIELPGMIKEVSGNSVTVDFNHPLAGQAVTFVIDVVEIL, translated from the coding sequence ATGAACAAAGTAATTGAAAAAAATTCTCATATTATTGTCCACATTACAATGAAGTTAGCGGATGGCTCTGCTGCTGATAGCACAAAAGTAAATAATAAACCGGCAAAAATAATTATGGGTGATAACAGTATTTCACCTGCATTTGAGCAAGAATTGTTGGGGTTGTCAGCAGGGCAAAGTAAAGAATTTACGCTTGAAGCAGTAGACGCTTTTGGTGAACCTAATCCAGATAACTTCCACTATGTAGACAGCAGTAAATTTTCAGCCGAAGCACCTGCTAAAGTAGGTAATATTATTACTTTTACGCAACCGGGCGGTATTGAACTACCAGGAATGATTAAAGAGGTATCAGGAAACTCTGTCACTGTAGACTTTAATCATCCTTTGGCAGGTCAAGCAGTTACTTTTGTAATTGATGTTGTTGAAATATTATAG
- the ispH gene encoding 4-hydroxy-3-methylbut-2-enyl diphosphate reductase: MEIILANPRGFCAGVDRAISIVDRALDLFDAPIYVRHEVVHNKFVVNGLKKRGAVFVDELHEVPDDSTVIFSAHGVSKAVRNEAKNRGLKVFDATCPLVTKVHMEVSRASRKNVECVLIGHAGHPEVEGTMGQYESEQGGIYLVESAADVENLTVKNAEHLYFCSQTTLSVDDTSDVIDALIAKFPAIQGPRKDDICYATQNRQDAVRAIANEVDMLLVVGAKNSSNSNRLRELAEKIGTRSYLIDTAENIEAQWLDGVKKIGVTAGASAPDILVRQVIEALKIAGGQEVIEFPGREENTVFAVPIELR, from the coding sequence ATGGAAATTATTTTAGCAAACCCTAGAGGCTTTTGTGCAGGAGTTGATCGAGCCATTAGTATTGTTGATAGAGCACTTGATCTTTTTGATGCACCTATCTATGTTCGCCACGAAGTTGTTCATAATAAATTTGTTGTAAATGGTCTAAAAAAACGTGGGGCTGTTTTTGTTGATGAACTTCATGAAGTACCTGACGATAGCACAGTCATATTTTCAGCACACGGTGTGTCTAAAGCAGTGAGAAATGAAGCTAAAAACAGAGGGTTGAAAGTCTTTGATGCTACTTGTCCTTTAGTAACCAAGGTTCACATGGAAGTTTCTCGTGCAAGTAGAAAAAACGTTGAGTGCGTATTGATAGGACATGCTGGTCATCCTGAAGTTGAAGGAACAATGGGGCAGTATGAAAGCGAGCAAGGCGGTATTTATTTAGTAGAGTCTGCAGCAGATGTTGAAAACTTAACTGTGAAAAATGCTGAACACTTGTACTTTTGCAGCCAGACTACGTTGTCAGTTGACGATACAAGTGATGTTATTGATGCACTCATTGCTAAGTTCCCAGCTATTCAGGGGCCACGTAAAGATGATATTTGCTATGCAACACAAAATAGACAAGATGCGGTGCGTGCAATAGCAAATGAAGTGGATATGTTATTAGTAGTTGGCGCTAAAAATAGCTCAAATTCAAATCGCTTACGAGAACTCGCTGAAAAAATAGGCACAAGATCTTACCTTATTGATACTGCAGAGAATATTGAAGCTCAATGGCTTGATGGCGTGAAAAAAATAGGGGTAACCGCTGGCGCTTCGGCACCAGATATACTCGTTAGGCAAGTAATTGAAGCACTAAAAATCGCGGGAGGTCAAGAGGTTATCGAATTTCCAGGACGAGAAGAAAATACAGTATTTGCAGTACCGATAGAATTGCGCTAG
- the ileS gene encoding isoleucine--tRNA ligase, with amino-acid sequence MSDYKHTLNLPDTAFPMKGNMANREPHMLKDWASKDLYSKIRAAKKGKKSFILHDGPPYANGNIHLGHAVNKILKDIIVKSKTLSDFDSPYVPGWDCHGLPIELMVEKKVGKPGHKVSAAEFRQKCRDYAIKQVDGQREDFKRLGVFADWDKPYLTMDFGTEANIIRALGKIAKNGHIQQGFKPVHWCTDCGSALAEAEVEYKDKQSPAIDVAFKVVDSTISGIFSHPEGHEGEGEISTVIWTTTPWTLPANRAICVHPDIEYSLVQCENEQGKFRLILASDLVQSCMDRFGINKYHALGFCKGADLDRQEVQHPFYEFTVPIICGDHVTTDSGTGCVHTAGGHGVDDFAVSKQYGLEIANPVGANGVFLEDTPLFAGQHVFKANATIVDELNIRGALMHHHAYEHSYPHCWRHKTPIIFRATPQWFISMDKEGLRQASLAEIKKTEWIPEWGQSRIESMVEGRPDWCISRQRTWGVPIALFIHKDTGALHPRSFELIEEVALRVEKSGIQAWFDLEANELIGDDANEYIKVPDTLDVWFDSGVTHSTVIDSREDFSTRADLYLEGSDQHRGWFMSSMISSVAMNGTAPYGQVLTHGFTVDVKGHKMSKSLGNVVTPSEITNKLGADVLRLWVASVNYTQEITVSDEIFSRQADAYRRIRNTSRFLLANLNGFVPAKHSVAAEDMVALDRWVLGKAAQLQDEIVEAYEKYEFHNVVHKLMNFCTTELGGFYLDIIKDRQYTAKEDSVARRSCQTAMYLVAEAMTRWMAPILSFTAQEIWQALPEPVKGSREEFVFTNVWFDGLVHLPKEYAFSNDFWFSILQVRAEVNKALELARKEKVVGKALEANVTLYVNEALAGKLSQLAQELRFVLITSSATVNVVTSAPNEATATEVEGLWLSVSASTGTKCERCWHYTDDVGKDDTHVDLCGRCITNVDGNGEVRQFA; translated from the coding sequence ATGAGTGATTATAAACATACCCTGAATTTGCCAGATACTGCATTCCCTATGAAAGGTAATATGGCAAATCGTGAACCGCATATGCTTAAAGATTGGGCTAGTAAAGATCTTTACAGTAAAATTCGCGCTGCTAAAAAGGGTAAAAAGTCGTTTATTTTGCATGACGGCCCTCCGTATGCAAATGGTAATATTCACTTAGGTCACGCGGTTAATAAAATTTTAAAAGATATTATTGTTAAGTCTAAAACCCTTTCTGACTTTGATTCTCCTTATGTACCTGGTTGGGATTGTCACGGCTTACCAATAGAGCTAATGGTAGAAAAGAAAGTAGGCAAACCAGGACATAAAGTTTCTGCAGCAGAGTTTCGTCAAAAGTGTCGTGACTATGCGATAAAGCAAGTTGATGGTCAACGTGAAGACTTCAAACGTTTAGGTGTATTTGCTGACTGGGATAAGCCTTACTTAACGATGGATTTTGGTACAGAAGCTAATATTATTCGTGCGTTAGGGAAAATTGCAAAAAATGGCCATATACAGCAAGGTTTTAAACCTGTTCATTGGTGTACAGATTGTGGTTCTGCATTAGCGGAAGCTGAAGTTGAATATAAAGACAAACAATCTCCTGCAATTGATGTTGCGTTCAAAGTGGTTGATTCAACAATTAGCGGTATATTTTCTCACCCTGAAGGACATGAGGGGGAAGGTGAAATATCTACTGTGATTTGGACTACAACACCTTGGACACTGCCTGCAAACCGTGCAATTTGTGTACACCCTGATATTGAATATAGCTTAGTGCAATGTGAAAACGAGCAAGGTAAGTTTCGTTTAATATTAGCCTCAGATCTAGTGCAGTCGTGTATGGATCGATTTGGCATTAATAAATATCATGCGCTTGGCTTCTGCAAGGGCGCAGATCTGGATCGCCAAGAAGTACAACATCCTTTTTACGAATTTACTGTGCCAATTATTTGTGGCGACCATGTTACGACTGATTCGGGTACCGGCTGTGTTCATACAGCAGGTGGCCATGGTGTAGACGATTTTGCAGTAAGTAAGCAATACGGTTTAGAGATTGCCAATCCTGTAGGTGCTAATGGTGTATTTTTAGAAGATACTCCATTATTTGCTGGTCAGCATGTTTTTAAAGCGAATGCGACGATTGTTGATGAATTAAATATACGTGGTGCGTTAATGCATCATCATGCCTATGAGCATTCATACCCACATTGCTGGCGCCATAAAACACCTATTATTTTCCGTGCTACGCCGCAATGGTTTATTAGCATGGATAAAGAAGGTTTACGCCAAGCTTCGTTAGCCGAAATTAAAAAAACAGAGTGGATCCCAGAGTGGGGGCAAAGCCGGATTGAGTCAATGGTTGAAGGTCGCCCTGATTGGTGTATTTCACGCCAACGTACATGGGGTGTACCAATTGCACTCTTTATTCATAAAGATACCGGCGCATTGCATCCGCGTAGCTTCGAATTAATTGAAGAAGTCGCATTGCGCGTTGAAAAATCTGGTATTCAAGCTTGGTTTGATCTTGAAGCTAATGAGCTAATTGGTGATGACGCTAATGAATATATTAAAGTGCCAGATACTTTAGATGTATGGTTTGATTCTGGCGTTACTCATTCAACAGTGATTGATTCACGTGAAGACTTTAGTACACGTGCTGACTTATATTTAGAGGGTTCAGATCAGCACCGTGGCTGGTTTATGTCGTCGATGATCTCTTCAGTAGCTATGAACGGTACTGCACCGTATGGCCAAGTGTTAACACATGGCTTTACTGTTGATGTTAAAGGCCACAAGATGTCTAAATCATTAGGCAATGTTGTAACCCCCTCTGAAATCACTAACAAATTAGGTGCCGATGTTTTGCGTTTGTGGGTTGCTTCGGTTAACTACACTCAAGAAATTACTGTTTCTGATGAAATATTTAGTCGCCAAGCAGACGCTTACCGCCGTATACGAAACACATCACGCTTCCTATTAGCTAATCTAAATGGTTTTGTGCCAGCAAAACATTCTGTAGCAGCAGAAGATATGGTGGCGTTAGACCGTTGGGTTTTAGGAAAAGCGGCACAGTTGCAAGATGAAATAGTAGAAGCGTATGAAAAGTATGAATTTCATAACGTTGTGCACAAGTTAATGAACTTTTGTACTACTGAGTTGGGTGGCTTTTATCTAGATATTATTAAAGACCGTCAATACACTGCCAAAGAAGACAGTGTAGCGCGTCGCTCATGTCAAACTGCTATGTACTTAGTTGCTGAAGCCATGACTCGCTGGATGGCGCCAATTTTATCTTTTACTGCACAAGAAATTTGGCAAGCATTACCTGAACCAGTTAAGGGTTCGCGTGAAGAGTTTGTTTTCACAAATGTATGGTTTGATGGGTTAGTACATTTACCAAAAGAATATGCATTTAGTAACGACTTTTGGTTTAGCATTTTACAAGTACGTGCTGAAGTAAATAAAGCACTTGAGTTAGCACGTAAAGAAAAGGTTGTAGGTAAAGCTCTTGAAGCAAATGTAACCTTGTATGTTAATGAGGCATTAGCAGGTAAATTAAGCCAGTTAGCGCAGGAACTACGCTTTGTATTAATTACTTCGAGTGCTACTGTGAATGTAGTTACATCGGCACCTAACGAAGCAACAGCAACTGAGGTTGAAGGTTTATGGCTGTCGGTTTCTGCGTCAACAGGCACTAAGTGTGAGCGCTGCTGGCATTATACTGACGACGTTGGTAAAGATGATACACATGTAGACTTATGTGGGCGATGTATTACCAATGTAGATGGCAATGGCGAAGTGCGCCAATTTGCGTAA
- the pilV gene encoding type IV pilus modification protein PilV gives MYNHKKSQQNGMTFIEVLIALVIMVTGILGAVAMQATAKKGSFDAMQRALASGLAQDILERMRSNDATTLASYAGTDYGAALNAVPASRCSSPATICTAAEMVTNDQYEWELALMGADVLQGTKKVGGLTGARGCITVASINQVTVTISWQGRTNITDSSTGTCGTSGKKRRQITIEAFIY, from the coding sequence ATGTATAACCATAAAAAATCACAGCAAAATGGTATGACATTCATTGAAGTATTAATTGCTTTGGTGATAATGGTTACTGGTATATTAGGTGCTGTAGCTATGCAAGCCACGGCTAAAAAAGGAAGCTTTGATGCCATGCAGCGCGCTCTTGCTTCAGGTCTTGCACAAGATATTTTAGAAAGAATGCGTAGCAACGATGCTACTACTTTAGCGAGTTATGCAGGTACTGATTATGGAGCAGCACTTAATGCAGTTCCAGCAAGTCGGTGTAGTAGCCCTGCCACAATTTGCACTGCTGCAGAAATGGTAACCAATGATCAATATGAATGGGAATTAGCCCTGATGGGCGCTGATGTATTGCAGGGAACGAAAAAAGTTGGCGGCTTGACCGGCGCTAGAGGTTGTATAACTGTTGCCAGTATCAATCAAGTAACTGTGACTATCAGTTGGCAAGGTCGTACCAATATTACCGATAGTAGTACCGGAACCTGTGGAACCTCAGGTAAGAAGCGCCGTCAAATTACTATTGAGGCATTTATTTATTAA
- the ribF gene encoding bifunctional riboflavin kinase/FAD synthetase: MQLVRGIHNIELKTQFSRQGCVLTIGNFDGVHLGHGRVINALVAKAKARGVPSAVMVFEPQPQELFSPNTAPARLTRLRDKYVLLKRLGVDYLICVNFNRKFSNLSATEFVEHLLVNKLNIKHLIIGDDFHFGKNRKGDFSMLLAAGKRFNFTVSDTASFKLENCRISSTEIRKALVEGNLADAEKMLGRPYAIIGRVFHGDKRGRELGFPTANILLKRRVSPVSGVYVVKVHTQYGAFDGVANIGQRPTILGVRQQLEVHIFDFEQIIYGQIIEVELLYKLREEIRFASLTELTAQIAIDCNNARKVISDINLKN; the protein is encoded by the coding sequence ATGCAGTTAGTTCGTGGCATACACAATATCGAGTTAAAAACGCAGTTTTCTCGTCAGGGGTGTGTGTTAACTATTGGTAATTTTGATGGTGTTCATTTGGGCCATGGTCGGGTTATTAACGCACTAGTGGCAAAGGCAAAAGCTAGAGGTGTACCGTCGGCGGTAATGGTATTTGAACCACAACCTCAAGAGTTGTTTTCACCTAATACTGCACCAGCGAGGTTAACGCGTTTAAGAGATAAGTACGTATTGTTAAAGCGATTAGGTGTCGATTATTTAATTTGTGTTAATTTTAACCGTAAGTTTTCAAATTTATCAGCGACAGAATTTGTTGAACACTTATTGGTTAATAAATTAAATATTAAACATTTAATTATTGGCGACGACTTTCATTTTGGGAAAAATCGTAAAGGCGATTTTTCTATGTTGTTAGCTGCTGGTAAAAGATTTAACTTTACTGTGTCAGATACCGCAAGTTTTAAACTTGAAAACTGTCGCATTAGTAGCACTGAAATAAGAAAGGCATTAGTGGAAGGCAACTTAGCTGATGCTGAAAAAATGCTTGGTCGCCCGTATGCGATAATTGGACGTGTTTTCCATGGTGATAAACGCGGTCGAGAACTAGGCTTTCCGACAGCTAATATTTTACTCAAACGCAGAGTTTCTCCAGTGTCTGGGGTTTATGTTGTTAAAGTTCACACCCAATATGGTGCGTTTGATGGAGTTGCCAATATTGGTCAACGTCCAACGATATTGGGTGTTAGGCAACAACTAGAAGTTCATATATTTGATTTTGAACAGATAATATATGGGCAAATTATTGAAGTTGAATTGTTATATAAACTTCGAGAAGAGATAAGATTTGCATCACTAACTGAGCTAACAGCGCAAATAGCTATTGACTGTAATAACGCCCGTAAAGTAATTTCGGACATTAACTTGAAAAATTAA
- the murJ gene encoding murein biosynthesis integral membrane protein MurJ codes for MSRKLVKSGIIVSVMTLISRILGLLRDVVIASFIGASAAADVFFFANKIPNFLRRLFGEGAFAQAFVPVLAQYHEKDIEQGDENHTQTRELIAQVSGTLGVIVTVVTLIGVIGSPLLVALFGFGWFLDWFNDGEAADKFTLAAVLLKITFPYLWFITLTALAGAVLNTLGKFAVAAFTPVLLNVCIIGMAIVGQSWFSEPQFALAWGVFLGGVVQFLFQIPFLIQAGVLVKPKWAWHAPGVIKIRKLIIPALFGVSVTQINLLLDTLIASFLITGSISWLYYADRLLEFPLGLFGIGIATVILPSLARLHATKNTNEFTQTLDWGIRVISVFGWPALAGLMILAQPIIMVLFMRGEFTEFEVVQVSFALFAYLSGLLSFMFIKILAPGYYARQDTKTPVKIAIKAMAANMIFNLMLAPFLGYVGLALATSMSATLNAYLLYHGLKTNNVYQLSKQTKVFIIKIMMSSALMAAIVYWLSPSFNVWLQLTVLEQLIKLIYCIVAGVVTYFISILILGVRFKDFKVTS; via the coding sequence TTGAGTAGAAAGTTAGTTAAGTCAGGCATTATTGTAAGTGTGATGACATTAATTTCCCGAATCTTAGGTTTGTTAAGAGATGTTGTTATCGCTAGCTTTATTGGTGCGAGTGCCGCGGCTGATGTATTCTTTTTTGCTAATAAAATCCCTAATTTTTTAAGACGGTTGTTTGGCGAAGGAGCCTTTGCGCAAGCATTTGTACCTGTACTGGCTCAATACCATGAGAAAGATATTGAACAAGGCGATGAAAACCATACGCAAACTCGAGAGCTTATTGCGCAAGTTTCTGGCACCTTAGGCGTTATAGTAACTGTTGTTACTCTCATCGGGGTTATTGGCTCTCCTTTACTGGTTGCTTTATTCGGTTTTGGCTGGTTTTTAGACTGGTTTAACGATGGAGAAGCTGCAGATAAGTTTACTTTAGCTGCAGTACTGTTAAAAATAACTTTCCCATATCTGTGGTTTATCACATTAACCGCTTTAGCGGGGGCTGTACTAAATACCCTAGGTAAGTTTGCTGTTGCTGCGTTTACGCCTGTTCTACTAAATGTTTGTATTATTGGTATGGCGATAGTTGGGCAGTCTTGGTTTTCGGAGCCTCAATTTGCATTAGCTTGGGGGGTATTCCTTGGCGGTGTTGTACAATTTTTATTTCAAATACCGTTTTTAATTCAAGCGGGCGTACTTGTTAAACCAAAGTGGGCGTGGCATGCGCCAGGTGTAATTAAGATTAGAAAGCTAATTATTCCCGCGTTGTTTGGTGTATCAGTAACCCAAATAAACCTATTGTTAGATACGTTAATTGCGAGCTTTTTAATTACGGGGTCAATCAGCTGGCTTTATTATGCAGACCGTTTATTAGAGTTTCCATTAGGGCTTTTTGGTATTGGTATTGCTACTGTAATTCTACCAAGCTTAGCGCGGCTTCATGCGACTAAAAATACTAATGAATTTACGCAAACATTAGACTGGGGGATTCGGGTTATTTCTGTATTTGGTTGGCCAGCGCTTGCTGGGTTAATGATATTGGCACAGCCTATTATCATGGTGCTATTTATGCGAGGTGAATTTACTGAGTTTGAAGTGGTTCAAGTTTCTTTTGCGCTATTTGCTTACTTATCAGGCTTGTTGAGTTTTATGTTTATTAAAATTCTTGCGCCCGGTTATTACGCGAGACAAGACACTAAAACCCCAGTAAAAATTGCGATTAAAGCAATGGCTGCTAATATGATTTTTAACCTAATGCTTGCGCCATTTTTAGGTTATGTTGGTTTGGCCCTAGCGACGTCAATGTCAGCGACGTTGAATGCTTATTTATTATATCATGGCTTAAAAACGAATAACGTTTATCAACTGTCTAAGCAAACCAAAGTATTTATCATTAAAATTATGATGTCATCTGCGCTAATGGCAGCAATAGTCTACTGGTTGTCTCCGTCTTTTAATGTTTGGTTGCAATTAACTGTTTTAGAACAACTTATTAAATTGATATATTGCATTGTAGCAGGGGTGGTTACGTATTTTATTAGCATACTGATACTTGGCGTTCGATTTAAAGATTTTAAGGTAACTTCCTGA
- a CDS encoding PilW family protein: MKKQLGYTIIEIFVALAIGLVLFAGVLSIFVGMKTTSVETSTYGELQENGRFALSILSQDLQKADFWGDYAGTLSRSGFPTVPGAPANECTGEGLNNATFPAALGHFRTVWGKTATVAANMGCINDAVVGSDILQIKRVMGNAINTVANPTTLNNYYMVTNTNGGQIFTGAAVPAVDNSRVWEYQHHVYYVKSDGANNVPVLMQGRLTNSMSFDPLIDGIEMVRFMYGVDTDDDGIVNAYIPAINMTENYWDRGDNSRIIAMKIYVLARSIKPDNKYSNKNSYQLGDLTYNVNDNFRRLLFSSTVSLFNARVTSW, from the coding sequence ATGAAAAAACAACTTGGCTACACTATTATCGAAATATTTGTTGCTCTTGCGATTGGCTTAGTCCTTTTTGCGGGGGTTTTAAGTATTTTTGTGGGAATGAAAACAACGTCGGTAGAAACATCTACTTATGGTGAACTGCAAGAAAATGGGAGATTTGCTTTAAGTATCTTAAGTCAAGATTTACAAAAAGCTGATTTTTGGGGAGACTATGCGGGTACTTTAAGTCGTAGTGGATTCCCAACTGTACCGGGTGCACCGGCAAATGAATGTACAGGTGAAGGTCTTAATAATGCAACATTTCCTGCCGCTTTAGGGCACTTTAGAACGGTTTGGGGAAAAACAGCAACTGTGGCGGCTAATATGGGGTGCATTAATGATGCAGTTGTTGGCTCTGACATATTACAAATCAAGCGAGTTATGGGAAATGCTATAAATACCGTGGCTAACCCTACTACTTTAAATAATTATTATATGGTTACAAATACCAATGGTGGTCAAATATTTACAGGGGCTGCTGTACCTGCTGTTGATAATAGCCGAGTATGGGAATATCAACATCATGTTTATTATGTAAAGAGTGATGGAGCTAATAACGTACCAGTATTAATGCAAGGAAGATTAACAAATTCAATGAGCTTTGACCCGCTCATCGATGGTATTGAAATGGTCCGTTTTATGTATGGGGTCGATACAGATGACGATGGTATTGTGAATGCCTATATTCCTGCAATTAATATGACAGAAAATTACTGGGATAGAGGTGATAATAGCCGCATTATTGCGATGAAGATCTATGTTCTTGCTCGTAGTATAAAACCCGATAATAAATATTCTAATAAAAACAGTTATCAATTAGGGGACTTAACTTACAACGTGAATGATAATTTTCGTCGGCTGTTGTTTTCTAGTACGGTTAGCTTATTTAATGCACGGGTAACTAGTTGGTAG
- the lspA gene encoding signal peptidase II — translation MNVNKSNTSLRWLWITFVFLILDQVTKQWVANSFELYESVKVFPFFNITYVHNLGAAFSFLADQGGWQRWFFTAIAFVASIVFSVWLKRTPSSQPLLAIALACMLSGALGNLIDRVLFGYVIDFLDFYIGSSHWPAFNVADSMIFIGAALMIIDSFKQEKIKKQTSEAKEH, via the coding sequence ATGAATGTTAATAAAAGTAACACGAGTTTGCGTTGGTTGTGGATCACCTTTGTCTTTTTAATTTTAGATCAAGTAACCAAACAATGGGTAGCAAATTCATTTGAACTTTATGAGTCTGTAAAGGTATTCCCATTTTTTAATATTACTTATGTACATAATTTAGGAGCTGCTTTTAGCTTCTTAGCCGATCAAGGCGGCTGGCAGCGTTGGTTCTTTACCGCAATTGCATTTGTAGCGAGTATTGTTTTTAGTGTTTGGTTAAAGCGAACGCCATCGAGTCAACCCTTATTAGCAATAGCATTGGCTTGTATGCTAAGTGGCGCTTTAGGTAACTTAATCGATCGAGTATTGTTTGGTTATGTAATTGACTTTCTTGATTTCTATATAGGAAGTAGCCATTGGCCTGCATTTAATGTGGCTGATTCTATGATTTTTATTGGTGCAGCGTTAATGATTATTGATTCTTTCAAACAAGAGAAAATCAAAAAACAAACCTCAGAAGCTAAAGAGCATTAA
- a CDS encoding pilus assembly PilX family protein, producing the protein MKKLYAIKSHNQLRIGQYQQGVVLIVSLVFLIALTAVAVALMQNTSSDVRMSGASEEKVIATQQAISANDEVIADQLSGAAGTNGFAFALVKFPITGLENNLTASLKPNTVALIDIANNDLKLEGDCPHSRSASSTSVFSCNVLRTQVIKTYGRENSSGVQTNRVIVHSGIAQELLK; encoded by the coding sequence ATGAAAAAGTTGTATGCCATAAAATCACATAACCAATTAAGAATTGGTCAATATCAACAAGGGGTTGTGTTAATTGTATCGCTTGTTTTTTTAATCGCACTCACAGCTGTTGCTGTTGCATTAATGCAAAACACTTCAAGCGATGTGCGAATGTCAGGCGCAAGCGAAGAAAAGGTCATTGCTACCCAGCAGGCAATAAGCGCGAATGATGAGGTGATTGCAGATCAACTTTCAGGTGCTGCAGGAACTAATGGTTTTGCTTTTGCTCTGGTGAAGTTTCCAATTACGGGGTTAGAGAATAATTTAACGGCATCACTCAAACCCAATACAGTGGCATTAATTGATATTGCTAATAATGATTTAAAGCTAGAAGGTGATTGTCCGCATTCACGTAGTGCATCTTCTACGAGTGTTTTTAGCTGTAACGTACTCAGAACACAAGTTATTAAAACATACGGACGTGAAAACTCGAGTGGCGTTCAAACTAATAGAGTAATTGTACATTCCGGTATTGCGCAAGAGTTACTTAAATAA